From a single bacterium genomic region:
- a CDS encoding MOSC domain-containing protein has product MLYSPYRHEDNAQDDLPTHVRTPDGEVLPVFGDELAAEVGNRCGTPVQMMKMKHGIFDEASVSVIASATVREIGRLAGHSLDTRRFRPNLVVHLPSPVPFQEDAWLGGVLSFGEGDDAAAISVTMRDLRCSMVNLDPDSAGRDPEVMKAIVRINQNNAGIYGTVIRTGRLTVGQSIFLHAGR; this is encoded by the coding sequence TTGCTGTATTCTCCGTATCGACACGAGGACAACGCCCAGGACGATCTCCCGACGCACGTTCGCACGCCCGATGGCGAAGTGTTGCCTGTTTTCGGGGATGAACTGGCCGCGGAGGTCGGCAACCGCTGTGGGACACCCGTGCAGATGATGAAGATGAAGCACGGCATCTTCGATGAAGCGAGCGTCTCCGTGATCGCGTCTGCAACGGTGCGCGAGATCGGTCGCCTTGCCGGACACAGCCTCGACACCCGACGTTTTCGCCCGAATCTGGTGGTTCACTTGCCGAGTCCGGTCCCCTTCCAGGAGGATGCCTGGCTGGGCGGCGTGCTTTCATTCGGCGAAGGCGATGACGCCGCCGCCATCAGTGTCACGATGCGCGATCTTCGCTGTTCGATGGTGAACCTTGATCCCGACTCGGCAGGTCGCGATCCGGAAGTGATGAAGGCCATCGTACGGATAAACCAGAACAACGCAGGAATCTATGGCACGGTCATCCGCACCGGACGGCTGACTGTCGGACAGTCCATATTCCTGCATGCGGGGCGCTGA
- a CDS encoding sigma-70 family RNA polymerase sigma factor produces MNRNDLTSLLLSAEAGDPGALDQALPLIYDELQDLARRHLVRERPGHTLTPTALVHEAYLKLVDQTRIHWQGRGQFLGVASLAMRRILVNHARDRKRLKRGGDAPRLALTQGLDVAAPAADDDDFILSLDALLVRLVDFDPRAARVVECRYFAGLDVEETAVALGIGPATVKRDWALARAWLQRELEGAGLRDPGDVREPRRRIRCISPFAAFFLKE; encoded by the coding sequence ATGAACCGAAACGACCTCACGTCGTTGCTGCTCTCGGCCGAGGCGGGCGATCCGGGCGCTCTCGATCAGGCGCTGCCCCTGATCTATGACGAACTGCAGGACCTCGCCCGCCGCCACCTGGTCCGCGAGCGGCCCGGTCACACCCTGACGCCGACAGCGCTCGTGCACGAGGCTTACCTGAAGCTGGTGGACCAGACCCGGATCCACTGGCAGGGACGCGGCCAGTTCCTGGGCGTGGCGTCATTGGCCATGCGCCGCATCCTGGTCAATCACGCCCGGGACCGCAAGCGACTCAAGCGCGGGGGCGACGCACCGCGCCTGGCCCTGACCCAAGGTCTGGATGTGGCCGCGCCTGCCGCCGATGACGATGACTTCATCCTCAGTCTCGACGCCCTGCTGGTCCGCCTGGTTGACTTCGATCCACGCGCCGCGCGCGTCGTCGAGTGCCGATACTTCGCCGGTCTGGACGTTGAGGAGACCGCGGTGGCGCTCGGCATCGGCCCCGCCACCGTCAAGCGCGACTGGGCGCTGGCCCGAGCCTGGCTGCAGCGGGAACTGGAGGGGGCCGGCCTGCGTGATCCCGGGGACGTTCGGGAACCGCGCCGGCGGATTCGGTGTATCTCCCCCTTTGCTGCCTTCTTCCTAAAGGAATGA